From the genome of Nocardia sp. NBC_01503, one region includes:
- a CDS encoding helix-turn-helix transcriptional regulator — translation MREEQRIGAVLSEAGRGRSGVLAVVAGPGEGKSALLARAVELVGPQWRILRYTGVETEAELAFSGLGQLLEPALPLRDLLPEPQCLALGGALGLAHAAHPERFLVGLATLSLLAELSVQGPVLVLVDDAQWVDQPSIDALLFTARRLENEGVAMLFAGRPDFAAPGLPQLVPAPLDTEAALALLADRMPQLPMEIRDRVVQESAGNPLALLDLPGMNLDSLPVGPLALSDRLLSGYQGHIEHLSAAARLALLVAAAEADEDLGVVLKVLDALGIGAEPLAEAEHSTMITVIGQSVAFRHPLLRAAAYRSATDAQRIAVHTALARALISDPDRYAWHLAAATVGADEKAAAALEAAAERACVRTGHGAAATAWERSAQLTPDPVDRARRLVAAVETAADAGQFARARRLAEQARELTCDAVHRARLATVLAHIEFEHGSPATAQRLLQQGAAETALADPKRAGEMLLDAGRVAWTIGDMPGMRTSRAMLAELPSSPDRDRFLGAYEGTLGLIEPDPSAGITLLRSNLSVPEQIRHHEPAVRFVLATQAIVIGDIAVAREILADLSEFCRMQGRLGWLAPVELWLSSVEFLAGRFRDSELLSTEGRRIAENTDQPIRIFHADSNLAVLAAVRGDERRCRELADVAFAQPDLTSTHRAQFDWALTLSDMGAGRYATALDRMDELLDISTARNAQWLTVHADRVECAVRLNQPERVADSLERLRLWSAALEAPWAEALWSRCLGLVHGDPEFLIRAMDLHARQTRWFDRARTGLLYGEWLRRERRTGDARAELREALDIFERLGAHPWSQRAREELRASGAGAIPEGSRGPAADLTPQELQVARLAATGATNKEIGASLFLSPKTVGHHLSRIFRKLGVSSRVELARLELD, via the coding sequence ATGAGGGAAGAGCAGCGGATCGGGGCGGTGCTGTCCGAGGCCGGGCGGGGGCGAAGTGGGGTACTGGCGGTGGTCGCCGGGCCCGGGGAGGGGAAGTCGGCGCTCTTGGCGCGGGCGGTGGAGTTGGTGGGGCCGCAGTGGCGGATTCTGCGGTACACGGGTGTGGAGACCGAGGCCGAGTTGGCCTTCTCGGGGCTGGGGCAACTGCTGGAGCCCGCGCTGCCGCTGCGCGATTTGCTGCCGGAGCCGCAGTGTCTGGCTCTCGGCGGGGCGCTCGGGCTGGCGCATGCGGCGCATCCGGAACGCTTCCTGGTCGGGCTGGCCACGCTCTCACTGCTGGCGGAGCTGTCGGTGCAGGGCCCGGTACTGGTGCTGGTGGATGACGCGCAGTGGGTGGATCAACCCTCCATCGATGCCCTGCTGTTCACCGCCCGGCGACTCGAAAATGAGGGCGTGGCCATGCTCTTCGCGGGCCGCCCGGACTTCGCCGCACCGGGTCTGCCGCAGTTGGTGCCCGCACCGCTGGACACCGAGGCGGCGCTGGCGCTGCTGGCCGATCGAATGCCGCAGTTGCCCATGGAGATTCGGGATCGGGTGGTACAGGAGTCGGCGGGCAATCCGCTGGCGCTGCTGGATTTGCCCGGGATGAACCTGGATTCGCTGCCGGTGGGTCCGCTGGCGCTCTCGGATCGGCTGCTGTCGGGCTATCAGGGCCATATCGAGCATCTCTCGGCGGCGGCCCGGCTGGCACTGCTGGTCGCGGCCGCCGAGGCCGATGAGGATCTGGGTGTGGTACTGAAGGTGCTGGACGCCTTGGGAATCGGCGCGGAGCCACTCGCCGAGGCGGAGCACAGCACCATGATCACGGTGATCGGCCAGTCGGTGGCGTTCCGGCATCCGCTGCTGCGCGCGGCCGCCTATCGCTCGGCCACCGACGCGCAGCGCATCGCGGTGCACACCGCGCTGGCGCGGGCGTTGATCTCCGATCCCGATCGCTATGCCTGGCATCTGGCCGCCGCCACCGTCGGCGCGGACGAAAAGGCCGCCGCCGCACTGGAGGCCGCGGCCGAGCGGGCCTGTGTGCGTACCGGGCACGGGGCCGCGGCGACCGCCTGGGAGCGGTCCGCACAGCTCACCCCCGACCCCGTGGATCGCGCGCGCCGACTGGTGGCCGCCGTCGAAACCGCGGCGGACGCGGGCCAATTCGCGCGGGCGCGACGCCTGGCCGAACAGGCCCGCGAGCTCACCTGCGATGCGGTGCATCGGGCCCGGCTCGCCACCGTGCTCGCCCATATCGAGTTCGAGCACGGCTCCCCCGCCACCGCCCAGCGACTGCTGCAGCAGGGCGCGGCCGAGACCGCGCTGGCCGATCCGAAGCGGGCCGGGGAGATGCTGCTGGACGCGGGCCGGGTGGCCTGGACCATCGGCGATATGCCGGGTATGCGGACTTCCCGGGCCATGCTCGCGGAGCTGCCGTCCAGCCCGGATCGGGACAGATTCCTGGGCGCGTACGAGGGCACACTCGGCCTGATCGAGCCCGACCCGTCGGCGGGAATCACCCTGCTGCGCAGCAATCTCAGTGTGCCGGAGCAGATTCGACATCACGAACCGGCGGTGCGTTTCGTGCTGGCCACCCAGGCCATCGTGATCGGCGATATCGCGGTGGCGCGCGAAATCCTGGCGGATTTGAGCGAATTCTGTCGTATGCAGGGCAGATTGGGCTGGCTGGCCCCGGTCGAATTGTGGTTGAGCTCGGTGGAGTTCCTGGCGGGCCGCTTCCGGGACTCGGAGCTGCTCTCGACCGAGGGCAGGCGAATCGCCGAGAATACCGATCAGCCGATCCGAATCTTCCACGCCGACAGCAATCTCGCGGTACTCGCGGCGGTCAGGGGTGATGAGCGGCGCTGCCGCGAACTCGCCGACGTGGCCTTCGCCCAGCCCGATCTGACCTCCACGCACCGCGCCCAATTCGATTGGGCGCTGACGCTTTCGGACATGGGGGCGGGCCGCTACGCCACCGCCCTGGACCGGATGGACGAGCTGCTCGATATCTCCACGGCGCGGAATGCGCAGTGGCTCACGGTGCATGCCGATCGGGTGGAATGTGCGGTGCGCTTGAATCAGCCCGAGCGGGTGGCGGATTCGCTCGAGCGGCTGCGGCTGTGGTCGGCGGCGCTGGAGGCGCCCTGGGCGGAGGCCCTGTGGTCGCGCTGTCTCGGGTTGGTGCACGGTGATCCCGAATTCCTCATTCGCGCAATGGATCTGCATGCCAGGCAAACGCGCTGGTTCGATCGGGCCCGCACGGGTCTGCTCTACGGCGAGTGGTTGCGCCGCGAGCGCCGCACCGGGGACGCGCGCGCCGAATTGCGCGAAGCCCTGGATATTTTCGAACGATTGGGCGCGCACCCGTGGTCGCAGCGGGCTCGTGAGGAGTTGCGGGCCTCGGGCGCGGGTGCGATTCCGGAGGGTTCGCGCGGTCCGGCGGCCGACCTCACCCCGCAGGAGTTGCAGGTGGCGCGGCTGGCGGCCACCGGTGCGACCAATAAGGAGATCGGCGCCAGCCTGTTCCTATCGCCCAAAACCGTTGGCCACCACCTCTCCCGGATCTTCCGCAAGCTCGGGGTGTCGAGCCGCGTGGAGCTCGCCCGGCTGGAGTTGGACTGA
- a CDS encoding CaiB/BaiF CoA transferase family protein — protein MGAVRGPLDGIRVVELASIGPGPHAGMMLADLGAEVVRVQRPGDRAGIGPMRAQMRGRTFVAADFKDPAAVAEVLALIEKADVLIEGFRPGVAERLGLGPDEVLARNPRIVYGRMTGWGQRGPRSDRAGHDINYIGLTGALHGIGRKGERPVPPINLLGDYGGGSVFLVLGVLSALLERQRSGQGQVVDAAMVDGVLTLAHSIISLHQGGVWSDERGSNLLDTGMAWYDTYATADGRYMAVGAFEPQFYAELLRVLELDPESLPQQMDPAGQEVLRKVFTDKFATRTQDRWCELFDDVDACVTPVRSWSEAARDEHLRARGSMVDIDGIRQPAPAPRFSRTPAAVPEPAPAELTPITEIWK, from the coding sequence GTGGGTGCGGTGCGCGGGCCACTGGACGGGATTCGGGTCGTCGAATTGGCGAGTATCGGACCAGGTCCACACGCCGGAATGATGCTGGCCGATCTGGGCGCGGAGGTGGTGCGGGTGCAGCGCCCGGGCGACCGGGCCGGGATCGGCCCCATGCGGGCGCAGATGCGCGGCCGCACCTTCGTGGCGGCCGATTTCAAGGATCCGGCGGCCGTGGCCGAGGTGCTCGCACTCATCGAGAAGGCCGACGTGCTGATCGAGGGCTTCCGGCCGGGCGTGGCCGAACGGCTCGGGCTCGGACCGGACGAGGTGCTCGCCCGAAACCCGCGAATCGTCTACGGCCGCATGACCGGATGGGGTCAGCGGGGTCCGCGCTCGGACCGGGCCGGGCACGATATCAACTACATCGGGCTCACCGGCGCACTGCACGGTATCGGCCGCAAGGGTGAGCGGCCGGTGCCGCCGATCAACCTGCTCGGTGACTACGGCGGCGGATCGGTCTTCCTGGTGCTCGGCGTGCTGTCGGCCCTGCTGGAGCGGCAGCGCTCCGGACAGGGGCAGGTGGTGGACGCCGCCATGGTGGACGGCGTTCTCACACTGGCACATTCGATCATCAGCCTGCATCAGGGCGGGGTCTGGTCCGATGAGCGCGGCAGCAATCTGCTCGATACCGGAATGGCCTGGTACGACACCTACGCCACCGCCGACGGTAGGTATATGGCGGTCGGCGCGTTCGAACCGCAGTTCTACGCCGAACTGCTGCGGGTGCTCGAACTGGATCCGGAATCGCTTCCGCAGCAGATGGATCCGGCCGGACAGGAGGTGCTGCGCAAGGTCTTCACCGATAAGTTCGCCACCAGGACGCAGGATCGATGGTGTGAACTCTTCGATGATGTGGATGCCTGCGTGACCCCCGTGCGCAGTTGGTCCGAGGCGGCACGGGACGAGCACCTGCGCGCCCGCGGCTCCATGGTCGACATCGACGGCATTCGGCAACCCGCACCCGCACCGCGCTTCTCGCGCACGCCCGCGGCCGTTCCGGAACCCGCGCCCGCCGAACTCACCCCGATCACCGAGATCTGGAAGTAG
- a CDS encoding MFS transporter, whose translation MEGVTPRDPRRWLILFVLSLSTMLLVVDNTALTVAVPDMARDLHAGAARTQWVLDSYPLVFAGLLLTTGGLGDRFGRRRILIMGLLLFGAASSAGAFAANPEQLIAARVAMGIGAAVILPSSLAILITVFDTGERRRAMAIWGGVSVLGLICGPVLAGALISQFGWGAVFSANVPIAAAAIIAASVLIPESRGARRGSDPVGAVLSVLAMTAIVATIIEWQRRGFGGLTGVLLLSAALGSAGFIAWERHADAPMLPLELFRGRGFSGAGLALILVPFGTAGVLLTLTQYLQFVRGYSPTQTGMVFVPMVLASLLGNGIGAGLGVKVCDTSLTVTGMLLLAGGSVLLVTVAEHGIGALILALCVLGAGGGLALPAAVVTLTGAVSAEDAGVGSALNDTIQQAGAALGVAVLGSLPADRFTVPGRTGDTGPVATASMAFDHAMHSTLLTGAAVVTVGAVLVHLLLREREAPGWNDFEGALGRTGMSEGGRATREPYIGQV comes from the coding sequence ATGGAGGGCGTCACCCCGCGCGATCCACGCCGCTGGCTCATCCTGTTCGTGCTGTCTCTGAGCACCATGCTGCTGGTCGTCGACAATACGGCGCTCACGGTCGCGGTCCCGGATATGGCCCGGGATCTGCACGCCGGCGCGGCGCGGACCCAATGGGTGCTGGACTCGTACCCGCTGGTCTTCGCCGGGCTGCTGCTCACCACCGGTGGTCTCGGCGACCGCTTCGGGCGGCGTCGGATCCTGATCATGGGGCTGCTGCTCTTCGGTGCGGCGTCGTCGGCGGGCGCATTCGCGGCGAACCCGGAGCAGTTGATCGCGGCGCGGGTGGCCATGGGGATCGGTGCGGCCGTCATCCTGCCGAGCTCGCTCGCCATTCTGATCACCGTCTTCGATACCGGCGAGCGCCGTCGGGCCATGGCGATCTGGGGCGGCGTCTCGGTGCTCGGACTGATCTGCGGGCCGGTGCTCGCCGGGGCGCTCATCTCCCAATTCGGCTGGGGTGCGGTCTTTTCCGCCAATGTGCCGATCGCCGCGGCGGCCATCATCGCGGCGTCGGTGCTGATACCGGAGTCACGCGGAGCGCGGCGCGGTTCCGATCCGGTCGGCGCGGTGCTGTCGGTGCTCGCCATGACGGCGATCGTCGCCACCATTATCGAATGGCAGCGGCGGGGATTCGGCGGTCTCACCGGCGTGCTACTGCTGTCGGCCGCCCTCGGCTCGGCCGGATTCATCGCCTGGGAGCGGCATGCCGATGCGCCCATGCTGCCGCTCGAACTGTTCCGCGGGCGGGGTTTCAGCGGCGCGGGCCTGGCACTGATCCTGGTGCCATTCGGCACCGCCGGCGTGCTGCTGACTCTCACCCAGTACCTGCAATTCGTGCGCGGCTACTCACCGACCCAGACCGGAATGGTCTTCGTTCCGATGGTGCTGGCCTCGCTGTTGGGCAATGGAATCGGCGCGGGACTCGGCGTCAAGGTCTGCGATACGTCGCTCACCGTGACCGGAATGCTGCTGCTTGCAGGCGGATCGGTATTGCTCGTCACGGTCGCCGAACACGGCATCGGCGCTCTGATCCTGGCGTTGTGCGTACTCGGCGCGGGCGGCGGACTGGCGCTGCCCGCGGCCGTCGTCACCCTCACGGGTGCGGTATCGGCCGAGGACGCGGGCGTCGGCTCCGCGCTCAACGACACCATCCAGCAGGCGGGCGCGGCGCTCGGGGTGGCCGTACTCGGCAGCCTGCCCGCCGATCGATTCACCGTGCCGGGCCGGACCGGCGATACCGGGCCGGTCGCCACCGCGTCCATGGCCTTCGACCATGCCATGCACTCCACGCTGCTGACGGGCGCGGCCGTGGTGACCGTCGGAGCGGTGCTGGTGCACCTGCTGCTGCGGGAGCGGGAAGCCCCGGGATGGAACGACTTCGAGGGCGCGCTCGGGCGCACCGGGATGTCCGAGGGCGGCCGCGCCACCCGTGAGCCCTACATCGGACAGGTATAG
- a CDS encoding DoxX family protein, with protein MFAVYVVVTLIAIVANAAEAVLNFRRAESVLKNMAEARVPGAMLPYLGAIKGAGALGLTAGLLGPRPFGIAAAAGLTLFFLCAVAVHLYTRVLHNIYFPLLFLAFAAGSLALGLTQL; from the coding sequence TTGTTCGCCGTCTATGTCGTCGTCACCCTCATCGCCATCGTGGCCAATGCCGCCGAGGCGGTGCTCAACTTCAGGCGGGCCGAGAGCGTGCTGAAGAATATGGCCGAAGCGCGGGTGCCCGGCGCGATGCTGCCCTACCTGGGCGCCATCAAGGGCGCGGGTGCGCTCGGGCTGACCGCCGGACTGCTGGGTCCGCGCCCGTTCGGGATCGCCGCGGCGGCCGGGCTCACGCTGTTCTTCCTCTGCGCCGTCGCCGTGCACCTGTACACCCGGGTGCTCCACAATATCTACTTCCCACTGCTCTTCCTCGCCTTCGCGGCGGGCTCGCTGGCGCTCGGTCTGACCCAGCTGTGA
- a CDS encoding helix-turn-helix transcriptional regulator, with protein MLYGRLPEVQQIGTLLRAARHGRSGALALTAEAGEGKSALLRYAAAQAADWRILRCSGVESESELPFAGLHLLLGSALDRLDTLPEPQRRALGGALGLCPSDGADRFLIGVATLTLLAELSTDGPVLCLIDDAHWLDRPSADVLRFAARRLGAEGIVMLFAGRKGFEPGGLSELRLGPLDATSAVALLTACSPSLSPDQRDRVLAEAAGNPLALLEFPNMHRDVSPAAPLPLPLRLQGGYERQIAAQTPCTRTALLVVAAEETGDLGVVLRALQLLGYTATALDEAELSGMVAVTGQTVSFRHPLQRSAAYHGASFTQRLAVHAAIAEVLADDPSRSAWHLAAASTGPDETVAAALESAAERARERTGHASAAIALERAATLTPDPDARARRLVLAVETAAQAGHTERARRLADTAERLPLGPVERARIGGTRGLLEFEHGSLRKAQQLMLDAAAQVAEIEPERAALLFVEAGRIAWTTGNIAAVTAANDRLAELPRDIAGPLQAALRGGLALLEGELAEGISVIRANVSFSLNVPLEMISVRLAFALQAALIGDMAIAREHLTELADMARARGMIGWFPAIGSTLATTEFILGRMREAELMATATARIAADIGQPSRVAGAEAVLALIAAVQGDEPRCRELAERNLRNAPGDHNAVDVTHSEWALGLLDLGTGRYEQALARLDALHRAPAQARGHWIDLLSDLIEAAVRLRKPERAEAAMAEIETWAAALDTPWAEGIVLSCQGMLRGDGALLARALELHLIADRRYDHARTALVYGEWLRRERRMNEARVHLRQALETFDRIGATPWAEHARIELRAAGEGSVPEPEDDIAARLTPQELQVVRLAAAGATNKEIAAQLFLSPKTVGHHLYRAFPKLGVSNRVELARLRIG; from the coding sequence GTGCTGTACGGTCGCCTCCCCGAAGTGCAGCAGATCGGAACCCTGCTCCGCGCCGCGCGCCACGGTCGCAGCGGCGCACTGGCCCTCACCGCCGAGGCGGGCGAAGGCAAATCCGCACTGCTGCGATACGCCGCGGCGCAGGCCGCCGATTGGCGGATACTCCGCTGTTCCGGCGTCGAATCCGAATCCGAATTACCCTTCGCCGGACTGCATCTGCTGCTCGGCAGCGCTCTCGACCGCCTCGACACCCTGCCCGAACCGCAGCGCCGGGCACTCGGCGGCGCACTCGGGCTCTGCCCCTCGGACGGGGCCGACCGCTTCCTCATCGGCGTCGCGACCCTGACCCTGCTCGCCGAACTCTCCACCGACGGACCCGTGCTCTGCCTCATCGACGACGCGCACTGGCTGGACCGGCCCTCGGCCGATGTACTGCGCTTCGCCGCCCGGCGACTCGGCGCGGAGGGCATCGTCATGCTCTTCGCCGGGCGCAAGGGCTTCGAACCCGGCGGTCTGTCGGAGCTGCGACTCGGACCGCTGGACGCCACCTCCGCCGTCGCCCTGCTCACCGCGTGCAGTCCGAGTCTGAGCCCCGACCAGCGTGACCGGGTACTCGCCGAAGCCGCCGGAAACCCGCTGGCACTACTGGAATTCCCGAATATGCACCGGGACGTCTCACCCGCCGCACCGCTCCCGCTACCACTGCGGCTACAGGGCGGATACGAACGCCAGATCGCCGCGCAGACCCCGTGCACACGCACCGCACTGCTCGTCGTCGCCGCCGAGGAGACCGGCGACCTCGGCGTGGTACTGCGCGCCCTGCAACTGCTCGGGTACACCGCGACCGCCCTCGACGAGGCCGAACTCTCCGGCATGGTGGCCGTCACCGGACAGACCGTGAGCTTCCGGCATCCGCTGCAACGCTCCGCCGCCTACCACGGCGCCTCCTTCACCCAGCGCCTCGCGGTACACGCCGCCATCGCCGAGGTGCTCGCCGACGACCCCAGCCGCAGCGCCTGGCATCTGGCCGCCGCCAGCACCGGACCCGACGAAACCGTCGCCGCCGCACTGGAATCCGCCGCCGAACGCGCCCGGGAACGCACCGGGCACGCCTCCGCCGCCATCGCGCTGGAACGCGCCGCCACCCTCACCCCCGATCCGGACGCCCGCGCCCGGCGACTGGTCCTCGCCGTCGAGACCGCCGCGCAGGCCGGTCATACCGAACGCGCGCGCCGCCTCGCCGACACCGCCGAACGCCTACCGCTCGGGCCCGTCGAACGCGCGCGCATCGGCGGCACCCGCGGACTGCTCGAGTTCGAGCACGGATCACTGCGCAAGGCACAGCAACTCATGCTCGACGCCGCCGCGCAGGTCGCCGAGATCGAACCCGAGCGGGCCGCCCTGCTTTTCGTCGAGGCCGGCCGAATCGCCTGGACCACAGGCAATATCGCCGCCGTGACCGCCGCCAACGACCGGCTCGCCGAACTACCGCGCGATATCGCCGGACCGCTCCAGGCCGCCCTGCGCGGCGGACTCGCACTGCTCGAGGGCGAACTGGCCGAAGGTATCTCGGTGATTCGCGCCAATGTCTCCTTCAGCCTGAACGTACCGCTCGAAATGATCTCGGTCCGACTGGCTTTCGCGCTGCAGGCGGCTCTCATCGGCGATATGGCCATCGCGCGTGAGCATCTGACCGAACTCGCCGATATGGCCCGCGCCCGCGGCATGATCGGCTGGTTCCCCGCCATCGGAAGCACCCTGGCCACAACGGAATTCATTCTCGGGCGGATGCGCGAGGCCGAGCTCATGGCCACCGCCACCGCCCGCATCGCCGCCGATATCGGACAGCCCTCGCGGGTGGCCGGGGCCGAGGCGGTACTCGCGCTCATCGCCGCGGTCCAGGGCGATGAACCGCGCTGCCGCGAACTCGCCGAACGCAATCTGCGCAACGCCCCCGGCGACCACAACGCCGTCGATGTCACGCACAGCGAATGGGCGCTCGGCCTACTGGATCTGGGGACCGGCCGCTACGAACAGGCGCTCGCCCGCCTCGACGCACTACACCGCGCGCCCGCACAGGCGCGCGGACACTGGATCGATCTGCTCTCGGATCTCATCGAAGCCGCCGTGCGACTGCGCAAACCCGAACGTGCCGAGGCGGCGATGGCCGAAATCGAAACCTGGGCAGCGGCCTTGGACACGCCGTGGGCCGAGGGCATCGTGCTCAGCTGCCAGGGCATGCTGCGCGGCGACGGTGCACTATTGGCGCGGGCGCTGGAACTGCATCTGATCGCGGACCGCCGCTACGATCACGCGCGCACCGCACTCGTCTACGGCGAATGGCTGCGTCGTGAGCGCCGGATGAACGAGGCGCGTGTGCACCTGCGCCAGGCGCTGGAGACCTTCGACCGCATCGGCGCGACGCCCTGGGCCGAACACGCCCGCATCGAATTGCGCGCCGCCGGTGAGGGTTCGGTCCCCGAGCCCGAGGACGATATCGCGGCTCGGCTCACCCCGCAGGAGCTCCAGGTGGTCCGGCTCGCCGCGGCCGGGGCCACCAACAAGGAGATCGCCGCCCAACTGTTCCTCAGCCCCAAAACCGTTGGGCACCACCTCTATCGGGCCTTCCCGAAGCTCGGCGTCAGCAACCGGGTCGAGCTGGCCCGCCTCCGCATCGGCTGA
- a CDS encoding DUF1731 domain-containing protein has protein sequence MPRTTTYSQWIALPPERVWAVLGDPARWPEWNPAVTSVILHGAPGVGSTGDYLPRGRANEAVHGRFAKPFTIATYVPEREIGVEQPEPAGTMRIRWTLTPRDGGTEVSQRLTFTGASAAVARKVVGTLLETDAHTCFARLARLAGLRPAAAALTVVIAGGTGALGRTLAADLTCRGQRVRILTRRAVAELPYAQFEWDGRTSGEWAAALRNPGPTAVINLAGKLVDCRPTARNIAELRDSRVDSTRALVEASKTLDRPIDHWVQASTTAIWADAGEIRCTEGTPLPDPGLPQMTGVAQPWEEAFEGANAAHWTILRTSIVLDPDAPAMKRLVALTKAGLGGSVGPGTQWFSWIHLDDWLGIVRAALGLDPTVTLPNGILVAATDFPVRNRELMIALRRQLRRPWSPPTPAAALTIGAVLLRTDPALGLTGRHATSQVLRRSGFRFRYPTLDEALGNLLPARTG, from the coding sequence ATGCCTCGTACAACGACGTACAGCCAATGGATCGCCCTCCCGCCCGAGCGGGTCTGGGCCGTACTGGGTGATCCGGCCCGGTGGCCCGAGTGGAATCCGGCCGTCACCTCCGTGATCCTGCACGGTGCGCCGGGCGTCGGCAGCACCGGCGACTATCTGCCGCGCGGGCGTGCGAACGAGGCGGTACACGGGCGCTTCGCGAAACCGTTCACCATCGCCACCTACGTCCCCGAACGCGAGATCGGTGTGGAACAGCCCGAACCCGCGGGCACCATGCGCATCCGGTGGACGCTCACCCCGCGTGACGGCGGTACCGAGGTTTCGCAGCGGCTCACCTTCACCGGCGCCTCGGCCGCGGTGGCACGCAAGGTGGTCGGCACGCTGCTGGAGACCGATGCGCACACCTGCTTCGCGCGCCTGGCCCGGCTGGCCGGACTGCGGCCCGCCGCGGCTGCGCTCACCGTCGTGATCGCGGGCGGCACCGGCGCGCTGGGGCGCACCCTTGCCGCCGATCTCACCTGCCGTGGTCAGCGGGTGCGCATTCTCACCCGCCGCGCGGTCGCGGAGCTGCCGTATGCCCAGTTCGAATGGGACGGCCGCACCAGCGGCGAATGGGCTGCGGCACTGCGCAATCCGGGGCCGACCGCGGTGATCAATCTGGCGGGCAAGCTCGTCGACTGCCGACCCACCGCCCGCAATATCGCCGAATTGCGCGACAGCCGAGTCGATTCCACCCGCGCGCTGGTGGAGGCGTCCAAAACCCTGGATCGGCCCATCGACCACTGGGTGCAGGCCAGCACCACCGCCATCTGGGCCGATGCCGGTGAAATCCGTTGTACCGAAGGCACTCCGCTACCCGATCCCGGGCTGCCGCAGATGACCGGTGTGGCGCAGCCGTGGGAGGAGGCGTTCGAGGGCGCCAATGCCGCGCACTGGACCATTCTGCGCACCTCGATCGTGCTCGATCCGGACGCACCCGCCATGAAACGTCTGGTGGCGCTGACCAAAGCCGGGCTCGGCGGCAGCGTCGGCCCGGGCACCCAGTGGTTCAGCTGGATTCACCTGGACGACTGGCTGGGCATCGTCCGCGCGGCGCTGGGGCTGGATCCGACGGTGACGTTGCCGAACGGAATCCTGGTGGCGGCGACCGACTTCCCGGTGCGCAATCGGGAGCTGATGATCGCGCTGCGCCGTCAGCTGCGCCGTCCCTGGTCGCCGCCGACCCCGGCCGCGGCGCTCACCATCGGCGCGGTCTTGCTGCGCACCGATCCGGCGCTCGGCCTGACCGGACGGCACGCCACCTCGCAAGTGTTGCGGCGCAGCGGATTCCGCTTCCGCTACCCGACCCTGGACGAGGCCCTGGGCAATCTGTTGCCCGCGCGCACCGGGTAG